The following proteins come from a genomic window of Dreissena polymorpha isolate Duluth1 chromosome 1, UMN_Dpol_1.0, whole genome shotgun sequence:
- the LOC127849020 gene encoding polyunsaturated fatty acid lipoxygenase ALOX15B-like isoform X1, producing the protein MAFTINHNNKQWEKVDTMQLWKHGDGENTEWMVEKITETECIYGTYSQGVERCAPQLFSPIAVSVNEQREPLLPKYDPDQDRRREILDGERKLFEYTQRATGIPCQVKVVPRLNPGHYTKAVEDIKKLTTAIAHKKGDWTNINDVKKIFGCLFPHPSDITRWEDDVKFGMQRFAGTHNTVIRLCTEIPEKLAVTPAMLKPLLENDTLQSAIKKRRLFIIDHSILRNCPTIKGTVVCSPIALFYRRDDNKIVPIAIQLFQDKAHDNPVFLPSDPKYTWILAKMWFNNADACVHQANTHLGYTHIVMEGFEVSINRNLSKSHPMFKIMAPHFMYLMTINYLALSILLGEGQFMNTVVSVGTEGAYELIRRYRSKWRLNVEGTLPADLKERGVDSTDVVPDYPFRDDALLTYNAILKYVTDYVHLYYPSDKELFEDYEIQNWRADLERPIHDGGLGILGVEGVDGRFTSREQLIQVVTSIIYTCSAGHAAANFKQYDEYAYPMNYPSMLRGKPPSDRGSRSEVDVIQTIQHRLNHYQLMTIVKVLSDHSFGNQLGNFDQRYIYDPKAMHIVQKFRADLCKIHRKIQKANMGREITYDYMDPLVIPNSINI; encoded by the exons ATGGCGTTTACAATTAATCACAATAATAAGcaa TGGGAGAAAGTGGATACCATGCAATTGTGGAAACACGGCGACGGAGAAAACACAGAATGGATGGTTGAAAAAATTACGGAGACCGAATGTATATATG GAACATATTCTCAAGGCGTCGAGCGATGCGCACCACAGCTTTTTTCACCAATTGCGGTGAGCGTCAATGAACAGAGGGAACCTTTGTTGCCAAAGTACGATCCAGATCAAG ATCGACGAAGAGAAATCCTTGATGGTGAGCGGAAACTCTTCGAATACACTCAACGAGCCACAGGGATCCCCTGTCAGGTGAAAGTCGTTCCACGGTTGAATCCAGGACATTATACCAAAGCAGTAGAGGACATAAAGAAGTTGACCACGGCGATTGCGCATAAAAAAGGCGATTGGACAAACATTAATGAcgtcaaaaaaatatttgggtgTTTATTTCCGCATCCATCAGACATCACGCG ATGGGAAGACGATGTCAAATTCGGAATGCAGCGTTTTGCTGGCACGCACAACACCGTTATCAGGCTCTGTACGGAAATACCAGAGAAACTTGCGGTAACACCGGCAATGCTCAAACCCCTCTTGGAAAATGATACACTGCAGTCGGCGATAAAGAAAAGGCGTCTTTTTATAATAGACCACTCAATTCTACGGAATTGTCCAACGATCAAAGGGACTGTAGTGTGCTCTCCTATAGCATTGTTTTACCGAAGGGATGACAACAAAATAGTTCCCATCGCCATTCAGCTGTTCCAAGACAAAGCCCACGATAACCCAGTCTTTCTGCCTTCCGATCCCAAATACACGTGGATCCTCGCGAAAATGTGGTTCAACAATGCAGACGCCTGCGTCCATCAAGCAAACACCCATCTTGGATACACGCACATCGTTATGGAGGGATTTGAGGTATCCATAAATCGAAATCTCTCCAAGTCACACCCAATGTTTAAAATAATGGCACCGCACTTCATGTATCTGATGACGATCAACTATCTTGCTTTAAGTATCTTACTCGGGGAAGGTCAATTTATGAACACAGTCGTTTCTGTGGGTACGGAAGGAGCCTACGAGTTGATCAGGCGTTATCGATCCAAATGGAGGCTCAACGTTGAAGGAACGCTCCCGGCGGACCTAAAAGAGCGAGGTGTAGACAGCACAGACGTAGTTCCTGACTATCCCTTCCGGGATGATGCGCTGCTGACATACAACGCAATCCTTAAATACGTAACAGACTACGTTCACCTCTACTATCCATCCGATAAGGAGTTGTTTGAAGATTATGAGATACAGAACTGGCGGGCAGACCTGGAAAGACCAATACATGATGGTGGCCTTGGTATTCTTGGTGTTGAAGGGGTCGACGGGAGATTTACATCACGTGAACAGCTGATTCAGGTTGTCACGAGCATAATCTACACATGCAGCGCGGGACACGCGGCAGCGAACTTCAAGCAGTACGACGAATACGCATACCCTATGAATTACCCGTCAATGCTTCGCGGAAAGCCACCTAGCGACAGAGGAAGCCGTTCCGAGGTTGATGTCATACAAACCATTCAACACCGCTTGAATCATTACCAACTGATGACGATAGTGAAAGTCCTAAGTGATCATTCATTCGGGAACCAACTGGGTAATTTCGACCAACGGTACATCTATGACCCGAAAGCGATGCATATTGTGCAGAAGTTTAGAGCCGATCTGTGTAAGATTCATAGAAAAATCCAAAAAGCAAACATGGGAAGAGAAATCACATATGACTACATGGATCCACTTGTAATACCCAATTCTATCAATATTTGA
- the LOC127849020 gene encoding polyunsaturated fatty acid lipoxygenase ALOX15B-like isoform X2 has translation MAFTINHNNKQWEKVDTMQLWKHGDGENTEWMVEKITETECIYDRRREILDGERKLFEYTQRATGIPCQVKVVPRLNPGHYTKAVEDIKKLTTAIAHKKGDWTNINDVKKIFGCLFPHPSDITRWEDDVKFGMQRFAGTHNTVIRLCTEIPEKLAVTPAMLKPLLENDTLQSAIKKRRLFIIDHSILRNCPTIKGTVVCSPIALFYRRDDNKIVPIAIQLFQDKAHDNPVFLPSDPKYTWILAKMWFNNADACVHQANTHLGYTHIVMEGFEVSINRNLSKSHPMFKIMAPHFMYLMTINYLALSILLGEGQFMNTVVSVGTEGAYELIRRYRSKWRLNVEGTLPADLKERGVDSTDVVPDYPFRDDALLTYNAILKYVTDYVHLYYPSDKELFEDYEIQNWRADLERPIHDGGLGILGVEGVDGRFTSREQLIQVVTSIIYTCSAGHAAANFKQYDEYAYPMNYPSMLRGKPPSDRGSRSEVDVIQTIQHRLNHYQLMTIVKVLSDHSFGNQLGNFDQRYIYDPKAMHIVQKFRADLCKIHRKIQKANMGREITYDYMDPLVIPNSINI, from the exons ATGGCGTTTACAATTAATCACAATAATAAGcaa TGGGAGAAAGTGGATACCATGCAATTGTGGAAACACGGCGACGGAGAAAACACAGAATGGATGGTTGAAAAAATTACGGAGACCGAATGTATATATG ATCGACGAAGAGAAATCCTTGATGGTGAGCGGAAACTCTTCGAATACACTCAACGAGCCACAGGGATCCCCTGTCAGGTGAAAGTCGTTCCACGGTTGAATCCAGGACATTATACCAAAGCAGTAGAGGACATAAAGAAGTTGACCACGGCGATTGCGCATAAAAAAGGCGATTGGACAAACATTAATGAcgtcaaaaaaatatttgggtgTTTATTTCCGCATCCATCAGACATCACGCG ATGGGAAGACGATGTCAAATTCGGAATGCAGCGTTTTGCTGGCACGCACAACACCGTTATCAGGCTCTGTACGGAAATACCAGAGAAACTTGCGGTAACACCGGCAATGCTCAAACCCCTCTTGGAAAATGATACACTGCAGTCGGCGATAAAGAAAAGGCGTCTTTTTATAATAGACCACTCAATTCTACGGAATTGTCCAACGATCAAAGGGACTGTAGTGTGCTCTCCTATAGCATTGTTTTACCGAAGGGATGACAACAAAATAGTTCCCATCGCCATTCAGCTGTTCCAAGACAAAGCCCACGATAACCCAGTCTTTCTGCCTTCCGATCCCAAATACACGTGGATCCTCGCGAAAATGTGGTTCAACAATGCAGACGCCTGCGTCCATCAAGCAAACACCCATCTTGGATACACGCACATCGTTATGGAGGGATTTGAGGTATCCATAAATCGAAATCTCTCCAAGTCACACCCAATGTTTAAAATAATGGCACCGCACTTCATGTATCTGATGACGATCAACTATCTTGCTTTAAGTATCTTACTCGGGGAAGGTCAATTTATGAACACAGTCGTTTCTGTGGGTACGGAAGGAGCCTACGAGTTGATCAGGCGTTATCGATCCAAATGGAGGCTCAACGTTGAAGGAACGCTCCCGGCGGACCTAAAAGAGCGAGGTGTAGACAGCACAGACGTAGTTCCTGACTATCCCTTCCGGGATGATGCGCTGCTGACATACAACGCAATCCTTAAATACGTAACAGACTACGTTCACCTCTACTATCCATCCGATAAGGAGTTGTTTGAAGATTATGAGATACAGAACTGGCGGGCAGACCTGGAAAGACCAATACATGATGGTGGCCTTGGTATTCTTGGTGTTGAAGGGGTCGACGGGAGATTTACATCACGTGAACAGCTGATTCAGGTTGTCACGAGCATAATCTACACATGCAGCGCGGGACACGCGGCAGCGAACTTCAAGCAGTACGACGAATACGCATACCCTATGAATTACCCGTCAATGCTTCGCGGAAAGCCACCTAGCGACAGAGGAAGCCGTTCCGAGGTTGATGTCATACAAACCATTCAACACCGCTTGAATCATTACCAACTGATGACGATAGTGAAAGTCCTAAGTGATCATTCATTCGGGAACCAACTGGGTAATTTCGACCAACGGTACATCTATGACCCGAAAGCGATGCATATTGTGCAGAAGTTTAGAGCCGATCTGTGTAAGATTCATAGAAAAATCCAAAAAGCAAACATGGGAAGAGAAATCACATATGACTACATGGATCCACTTGTAATACCCAATTCTATCAATATTTGA